From Selenomonas ruminantium AC2024, a single genomic window includes:
- a CDS encoding alpha/beta hydrolase: protein MILPGAEPFFMPGGKKGVLLIHGFTGLPAELLLMGEFLNKQGFTVLGVRLAGHGTTVEDMSHMTWEDWMDSVRDGYALLSGYCEDISVIGHSMGGLFALLLATEEIVSHVVTLAAPIFIPEERGLAALPPREACYGGYVPKARRRLKNVPPAANRTYRKMPLISIHELVDVIEKTKGAIEEVTAPLLIMHSRDDHTAAPVSADYILSHVKGQARIIWLEESGHLLPLASERERVFEEAVAFLQN from the coding sequence ATGATACTACCGGGAGCGGAGCCCTTCTTTATGCCCGGCGGGAAAAAAGGGGTGCTCCTTATCCACGGATTTACGGGACTGCCGGCGGAGCTTCTGCTGATGGGGGAATTTTTGAACAAGCAGGGCTTTACCGTGCTGGGGGTGCGGCTTGCAGGCCATGGCACCACGGTAGAGGATATGAGTCACATGACCTGGGAAGACTGGATGGACTCTGTGCGGGACGGCTATGCCCTGTTGTCCGGCTACTGTGAGGATATTTCCGTTATCGGCCATTCCATGGGCGGGCTCTTTGCCCTGCTTCTGGCCACGGAAGAAATCGTCTCCCATGTGGTGACGCTGGCGGCGCCGATTTTTATCCCCGAGGAGCGGGGACTTGCGGCGCTGCCGCCTCGTGAGGCCTGCTATGGCGGCTATGTGCCCAAGGCCCGCCGCCGTCTGAAGAACGTACCGCCTGCCGCTAATCGTACTTATCGGAAAATGCCTTTAATCTCTATTCATGAATTGGTGGACGTTATCGAAAAGACCAAGGGAGCCATTGAGGAAGTAACGGCTCCGCTGCTCATCATGCATAGTCGTGATGACCATACTGCCGCACCGGTGAGTGCGGATTATATCCTGTCCCATGTAAAAGGACAGGCGCGAATCATTTGGCTGGAGGAGTCGGGACATCTTCTGCCGCTGGCCAGTGAAAGAGAGAGAGTTTTTGAAGAGGCTGTGGCCTTCCTGCAGAATTAA
- the secG gene encoding preprotein translocase subunit SecG produces MLTVLMIIDAIVAIGLIASVLGQEAKSAGMGGMGGGADTVFSGKARGMDALLARVTVVLAILFAIITMVIAKMTS; encoded by the coding sequence ATGCTTACCGTTTTGATGATAATTGATGCTATTGTGGCCATTGGCCTTATCGCATCAGTACTGGGACAGGAAGCAAAATCCGCTGGCATGGGCGGCATGGGCGGCGGTGCTGATACCGTATTCTCCGGCAAGGCCCGGGGGATGGATGCCCTGCTGGCGCGGGTGACGGTGGTACTTGCCATCTTGTTTGCCATTATCACCATGGTGATTGCCAAAATGACAAGCTAA
- a CDS encoding type I toxin-antitoxin system Fst family toxin, producing MCRLEKGGESRLSRKIVELILAPLIVGILVSLFNYWLNH from the coding sequence ATGTGCCGCCTCGAAAAAGGAGGTGAGTCTCGGTTGAGTCGGAAAATCGTGGAGTTGATACTAGCTCCGCTGATAGTGGGCATTTTGGTGTCATTGTTCAACTATTGGTTGAATCACTAA
- a CDS encoding metallophosphoesterase family protein has protein sequence MKRRDFLKSTVAFLGWFAMGGMPLGFAEGRDYYHILLISDLHLPVRVKKFPNKEAQADIWAKKQNLLKTVNAWADVDEVALLGDLAARYGNEKEFRVVDDYLGQLQFPYYAVAGNHDYAYKDEPVETKKGKKHKLAAGTLAEKKAKLAAFQKRYHLPGAYYARDVGRCRMLYLSPDGCHSSVEISDEQLVWLKKEIASHRNGPILFFFHGPIMGTLRTYSKKINTVAATAQPSQKLLEILSAVPPGSLWISGHTHTPPTNDSYADIRVNRINENLVNIHNPTIDARHLYTNSLYIYKDRIVIRTYDYNTGVWLDALERTFSF, from the coding sequence ATGAAACGTAGAGATTTCCTAAAATCTACAGTTGCTTTTTTAGGTTGGTTTGCTATGGGCGGAATGCCTTTGGGCTTTGCCGAAGGGCGGGATTATTATCACATTCTGCTTATCAGCGATTTGCATCTGCCTGTGCGGGTGAAGAAATTTCCGAACAAGGAAGCACAGGCCGATATTTGGGCGAAAAAACAAAACCTGCTAAAAACCGTAAATGCGTGGGCGGATGTGGATGAGGTGGCCTTGTTAGGCGATTTGGCTGCCCGTTATGGCAATGAGAAAGAATTCCGTGTGGTAGATGATTATCTGGGACAGCTGCAATTTCCTTATTATGCTGTAGCGGGCAATCATGACTATGCATATAAGGACGAGCCGGTTGAAACGAAGAAGGGCAAAAAGCACAAATTAGCAGCGGGGACTTTGGCCGAGAAAAAGGCAAAGCTGGCAGCTTTTCAAAAGCGGTATCATTTGCCTGGGGCTTATTACGCCCGTGATGTGGGGCGGTGCCGGATGCTATATTTGTCCCCGGATGGATGCCACAGTTCGGTGGAGATTTCAGACGAGCAGCTTGTCTGGCTGAAGAAGGAGATTGCGTCCCATCGTAACGGGCCGATACTGTTCTTTTTCCATGGCCCGATTATGGGAACTTTGCGCACGTATAGTAAGAAGATTAATACGGTGGCAGCTACGGCGCAGCCGTCGCAGAAGCTTTTGGAAATTTTGTCTGCTGTTCCACCGGGCAGCCTCTGGATATCCGGCCATACGCATACGCCGCCGACCAATGACAGCTATGCGGATATCCGCGTGAACCGTATCAATGAAAATCTGGTCAATATCCACAATCCGACAATAGATGCGCGGCATTTGTATACCAATTCACTTTATATCTACAAAGACCGCATTGTCATCCGTACCTATGACTACAATACTGGAGTGTGGCTGGATGCGTTGGAACGTACATTTTCATTTTAA
- a CDS encoding oligopeptide:H+ symporter has translation MVGTQPVNRKKAFNMLFFLEFWERFGFYGLQAVLAGFFVKSLGMEDAESFVVFGAFSAMVYGYVSIGGFLGDKVLGTQRTITLGAAVLMIGYFMMGMAGTNKDMVFLALGAIACGNGIFKANPSSLLSKLYEGAEEELDSAFTMYYMAVNIGSFVSMLLVPIIGAQYGLDLGFMICAMGLVLAIGGFVSFRHLVRGIDSPAGAEKLSMPKLLATIAGVVAMTFISSWLLSHLSVAHWLLLIIGILVYGVFIKMIFQSSGATRSHMIAAMILIVEAIVFFTLYNQMPTSLNFFAIKNVEHSIMGINIPDAQVFQTLNPFWIMLASPVLAYFYSRFGSQGKDLSMPAKFALGMLLTAGSFLVVGFSANFASEAGIVSAWWLVGSYFLSSIGELLISGLGLSMISKLVPQKLIGFLMGAWFLTTAISSIIGGWVASLTAVPKDVTDPVLTLGVYSDVFTQIGMVTLGVTLVMALTVPLLNRLINKQDDAEAEVEAEAVLEK, from the coding sequence ATGGTTGGAACGCAACCGGTGAACCGTAAAAAGGCGTTTAATATGCTTTTCTTCCTGGAGTTTTGGGAACGGTTTGGTTTTTATGGCCTGCAGGCCGTTTTGGCAGGTTTCTTTGTTAAGAGCCTGGGCATGGAAGATGCAGAGTCTTTCGTAGTATTTGGTGCATTCAGCGCCATGGTATATGGTTATGTATCCATTGGCGGCTTTTTAGGCGATAAAGTGCTAGGGACCCAGCGCACGATTACGTTGGGCGCAGCGGTGCTCATGATTGGTTACTTCATGATGGGCATGGCTGGTACCAACAAGGATATGGTGTTCCTGGCACTCGGTGCTATTGCCTGCGGTAATGGTATCTTCAAGGCAAACCCGTCCTCCCTGCTCTCCAAACTCTATGAAGGTGCAGAGGAAGAACTGGACAGTGCCTTTACCATGTACTACATGGCCGTAAATATCGGTTCTTTCGTTTCCATGCTGCTCGTGCCTATCATTGGTGCGCAGTACGGCCTTGACCTGGGCTTTATGATTTGCGCTATGGGGCTGGTGCTGGCTATTGGCGGCTTCGTAAGTTTCCGTCATCTGGTACGCGGCATTGACTCTCCGGCAGGTGCTGAAAAACTGTCCATGCCGAAACTCCTGGCAACGATTGCTGGCGTTGTGGCTATGACCTTTATATCCAGCTGGTTGCTCAGCCATCTGTCCGTAGCACACTGGCTGCTCCTTATCATTGGTATTCTGGTGTACGGTGTATTCATCAAGATGATTTTCCAGTCTTCTGGTGCTACCCGCAGCCATATGATTGCGGCTATGATTCTGATTGTGGAAGCTATCGTGTTCTTCACGCTGTATAATCAGATGCCGACGTCGCTCAACTTCTTTGCGATTAAAAACGTGGAACACAGCATTATGGGCATTAACATCCCTGATGCGCAGGTGTTCCAGACCCTCAATCCGTTCTGGATTATGCTGGCCAGCCCGGTTTTGGCATACTTCTATTCCCGTTTCGGCAGCCAGGGCAAAGACCTTTCGATGCCGGCTAAGTTTGCGCTGGGCATGCTGCTGACGGCAGGTTCCTTCCTTGTGGTTGGCTTCTCGGCTAACTTTGCCAGCGAAGCAGGTATTGTATCGGCTTGGTGGTTGGTAGGTTCCTACTTCCTGAGCTCCATTGGCGAGCTTCTCATCAGCGGTCTGGGCCTTTCCATGATTTCCAAACTCGTGCCGCAGAAACTCATCGGCTTCCTGATGGGCGCATGGTTCCTGACCACGGCTATTTCTTCTATCATCGGCGGCTGGGTAGCCAGCCTCACGGCTGTGCCGAAGGATGTAACCGACCCTGTGCTGACGCTGGGCGTTTACTCTGACGTGTTCACGCAGATTGGTATGGTTACGCTGGGCGTAACGCTGGTTATGGCCCTGACAGTTCCCCTGCTTAATCGCCTGATCAATAAACAGGATGATGCAGAAGCTGAAGTGGAAGCAGAGGCAGTTTTGGAAAAATAA
- the murA gene encoding UDP-N-acetylglucosamine 1-carboxyvinyltransferase: protein MEKLIIHGGRPLKGRVKISGAKNAVLPIIAATLLGQERASLLDEVPALEDVHTITEVLKKLGVKAEFDEEKHQLNVDSTVIGSCEAPYDLVRKMRASFLIMGPLLARCGQAKISLPGGCAIGTRPIDLHLKGFEALGAKIKIGHGFIEATAPEGLKGAKIYLDFPSVGATENILMAASMAEGVTVLENPAQEPEIVDLANYLNVMGAKIRGAGTNVIKIEGVPKLTGRDYTIIPDRIEAGTYMVAAAMTQGDVYIENAISEHLKPVIAKLKEAGVTIEEDVDGIRVTCDKRTKAVDIKTMPYPGFPTDMQAQFMAMLAISEGTGLVTETVFENRFMHVDELKRMGSNIKIDGRTSVVEGVETLTGCQVKATDLRAGAAMVLAGLVAEGETQVGYIHHIDRGYDNLVDKLVGLGADICRRDS, encoded by the coding sequence ATGGAAAAGTTGATTATACATGGGGGACGTCCACTTAAAGGGCGCGTAAAAATCAGCGGGGCCAAAAATGCGGTGCTGCCCATCATTGCAGCCACCCTTTTGGGCCAGGAGCGGGCAAGCCTCTTGGACGAAGTCCCGGCTCTGGAAGATGTACACACCATTACCGAGGTCTTGAAGAAATTAGGGGTCAAGGCAGAATTTGATGAGGAAAAGCATCAGCTGAATGTGGACAGCACGGTAATCGGCAGCTGCGAAGCGCCGTATGATTTGGTGCGCAAGATGCGGGCATCTTTCCTGATTATGGGGCCGCTTCTGGCTCGCTGCGGACAGGCGAAAATCTCCCTGCCCGGCGGCTGTGCCATTGGCACCCGTCCCATCGACCTGCACTTGAAAGGTTTTGAAGCCCTCGGAGCCAAGATTAAGATTGGCCACGGCTTTATCGAAGCCACGGCTCCGGAAGGCCTCAAAGGTGCGAAAATCTATCTGGACTTCCCCAGCGTAGGAGCTACGGAGAACATTCTGATGGCTGCCTCCATGGCAGAAGGTGTTACGGTGCTGGAAAATCCCGCGCAGGAACCGGAAATTGTGGATTTGGCCAATTACCTCAATGTGATGGGCGCTAAGATTCGCGGTGCGGGTACCAACGTCATCAAGATCGAAGGTGTGCCCAAACTGACAGGCCGTGATTACACCATCATTCCTGACCGCATTGAAGCAGGTACCTATATGGTAGCCGCTGCCATGACGCAGGGGGATGTCTATATCGAAAACGCCATCAGCGAACATCTGAAACCGGTTATCGCCAAGCTCAAGGAAGCTGGCGTTACCATTGAAGAAGATGTGGATGGCATCCGCGTGACCTGCGACAAGCGGACCAAGGCCGTGGATATCAAGACCATGCCGTATCCGGGCTTTCCGACGGATATGCAGGCGCAGTTTATGGCTATGCTGGCTATCTCGGAGGGCACTGGCCTCGTGACGGAAACGGTGTTCGAGAACCGCTTTATGCATGTGGATGAACTCAAGCGCATGGGCTCCAACATCAAGATTGATGGCCGTACCTCTGTGGTGGAGGGCGTGGAAACCTTGACGGGTTGTCAGGTGAAAGCCACTGACCTGCGCGCCGGTGCTGCTATGGTGCTGGCTGGTCTCGTAGCCGAAGGGGAAACCCAGGTGGGCTACATCCATCATATCGACCGTGGCTATGATAACTTAGTAGATAAATTAGTAGGACTGGGCGCAGATATCTGCCGCCGGGATTCCTAA
- a CDS encoding SpoIVB peptidase S55 domain-containing protein: MRKYIRKVAALGMAAMLAVPPTAGMAMDPILPHSQVTEGMSGTAYTVIDSSGELRNFQVDIVGNMDNGKGSQPMIMAKASGPVIEQTGGILQGMSGSPVYVDGYLIGAVAAGIKDMTPYTFFITPIDEMLPLWSMPDKKNKTHISTINIKKAAETREKAEAEKKKKQEERAKSQDKKVYGDELLDRARAAVAADKEKGKEKQPASDAEKNADANAEPKDVMYFSGFNQAGLDFLKRQIDPQGSYKFLPMGAPSAADMNKTDYHATLEPGSAVGVAVTYGDFAVGATGTVTAVDGKRILAFGHPFLHRGNVNYFMTDATVVGTISGQSNGMKVANIGNIIGRISQDRATGIAGTLGQFPSVVPIKVNVKDNGLSRSENYGARIAYDEDFLPQLSGGIAYAALSKTSDNLSGSTAKVGFKIRTDAVKDGVVARDNMFYNTADVGQIAMAELMQAMSTICQNSDKESDIIDVQVDITVDGDRKTASLISAVPDKKKVKPGETVKFTTTIKPYRKAKETLIIPYTVPVAQPSGTLNLDIRGGGLVPVTTLMLLQQSGVDVVSEGDNKQTTEDKLKKLERAGKNNEIVIAPGQVQKPVSKGAMQEAQQAAMQQSKERVSNLDKLGKKPVTPGETKFATGYIIDNVIHASLIVER, encoded by the coding sequence TTGCGTAAATATATAAGGAAAGTGGCTGCTTTAGGAATGGCGGCCATGCTGGCTGTGCCGCCGACTGCAGGGATGGCTATGGACCCGATACTGCCCCACAGTCAGGTAACGGAAGGGATGTCGGGCACGGCCTACACGGTGATTGACAGTAGCGGCGAGCTGCGGAATTTCCAGGTGGATATCGTGGGCAATATGGACAACGGCAAAGGCTCCCAGCCCATGATTATGGCTAAGGCTTCCGGCCCTGTGATTGAGCAGACCGGCGGCATCCTGCAGGGCATGAGCGGCAGTCCGGTCTATGTGGATGGCTATCTTATCGGCGCCGTGGCGGCAGGTATCAAGGATATGACGCCGTATACCTTCTTCATTACGCCGATTGATGAGATGCTGCCCCTTTGGTCCATGCCGGACAAGAAGAACAAGACGCATATTTCCACGATAAATATCAAGAAAGCGGCGGAAACGCGGGAAAAGGCTGAGGCCGAGAAGAAGAAAAAGCAGGAAGAACGGGCTAAATCCCAGGATAAGAAAGTTTATGGGGATGAACTTCTGGACAGAGCGCGGGCGGCAGTAGCTGCTGATAAGGAAAAGGGCAAGGAAAAACAGCCTGCTTCCGATGCGGAAAAGAATGCAGATGCCAACGCAGAACCCAAGGATGTCATGTATTTTTCCGGCTTCAATCAGGCAGGCTTGGATTTTCTGAAGCGCCAGATTGACCCGCAGGGCAGTTACAAGTTCCTGCCCATGGGCGCACCGAGTGCAGCGGATATGAATAAGACCGACTACCATGCAACGCTCGAACCGGGCTCGGCAGTGGGCGTGGCGGTTACTTATGGTGACTTTGCCGTAGGTGCTACGGGCACGGTTACGGCCGTGGACGGCAAGCGGATTCTGGCCTTTGGCCATCCCTTCCTCCATCGGGGCAATGTGAACTATTTTATGACCGATGCCACTGTAGTGGGCACCATCAGCGGTCAGAGCAACGGCATGAAGGTGGCCAATATCGGCAATATCATCGGCCGTATTAGTCAGGACCGGGCTACGGGCATTGCCGGGACTTTGGGACAGTTCCCATCGGTGGTTCCCATCAAGGTCAATGTCAAGGACAACGGCCTTTCCCGCAGTGAAAACTACGGTGCACGGATTGCCTATGATGAGGATTTCCTGCCGCAGCTTTCCGGGGGTATTGCCTATGCGGCGCTTTCCAAGACTAGCGATAATCTCAGCGGCAGCACAGCCAAAGTCGGCTTCAAGATTCGTACTGATGCGGTGAAGGATGGTGTGGTCGCAAGAGATAATATGTTCTATAACACGGCGGATGTAGGCCAGATTGCCATGGCAGAGCTTATGCAGGCCATGAGCACCATCTGCCAGAATTCCGACAAGGAATCGGACATCATCGATGTACAGGTGGACATTACCGTGGACGGCGACCGCAAAACGGCTTCGCTGATTTCGGCCGTACCGGACAAGAAAAAGGTCAAACCCGGTGAGACGGTGAAATTCACCACCACCATCAAACCCTATCGCAAAGCCAAGGAAACGTTGATTATTCCGTACACGGTACCCGTGGCACAGCCCAGCGGTACGCTGAATCTGGATATTCGGGGCGGCGGGCTGGTGCCTGTCACCACGCTGATGCTCCTGCAGCAGTCCGGCGTGGATGTGGTCAGCGAAGGCGACAACAAGCAGACCACGGAAGATAAACTGAAAAAGCTGGAAAGAGCCGGCAAGAACAATGAAATCGTCATTGCTCCGGGACAGGTACAGAAACCGGTCAGCAAGGGTGCCATGCAGGAGGCGCAGCAGGCCGCTATGCAGCAGAGCAAAGAGCGGGTCAGCAACCTCGACAAGCTGGGCAAGAAACCGGTGACTCCGGGCGAGACGAAATTTGCAACAGGCTACATCATTGACAATGTGATTCATGCCTCGCTGATAGTGGAACGCTAA
- a CDS encoding phosphodiester glycosidase family protein — protein sequence MFFNKRNLTALTLAVSLLGVPAWSEAADLNSVRYHSGSAHDRVVFDWSAMPRYNVTVSSDKRTVTLDFYNADKRSIDEKSFSSSRIEKVSYTEKNGHLLVSVRLKPGLTYKVAKLANPARVFIDILPQAAGSNRKQAQKPAGQVKPGTNKKPGTTITGGNVMNLHYDGLYTEMVAPGLASREYVYWDDAGQISAYFIEADKNLYKIKPVLARGRVPGLQTTSGISDMTDAVAAVNATYFAGNGDAIGMVKIDGDMAGTTYYRRTALGIGSDGKPFMGQVTYTGRVTLGKVTQPISGVDAERGADNLTVYNHWYGSRTRTNEFGREYTVVNGKVTAINTGNSVIPKNGCVISVHGKVADAFAGVKVGDRAVISQELGAPWNQALEIMGAGPRLVQNGQVNVTAGAEQFPSDIRYGRAPRSAVAILKNGNYLFGVVDGRQASSKGLTLTDWAKLLVKMGAKDAMNLDGGGSSALVVGGQLQNSPSDGHERSVGSALVLTNK from the coding sequence TTGTTTTTCAATAAACGCAATTTGACGGCTTTGACATTGGCCGTATCTTTATTAGGTGTTCCTGCCTGGTCTGAGGCAGCGGACCTCAATTCCGTGCGCTATCATTCCGGCTCGGCACATGACCGGGTGGTTTTTGACTGGTCAGCAATGCCCCGCTACAATGTGACGGTTTCCAGCGACAAGCGGACGGTGACATTGGACTTTTACAATGCGGACAAGCGCAGTATTGATGAAAAATCCTTCTCCAGCTCCCGCATTGAGAAGGTGTCCTATACGGAGAAGAACGGGCATCTTCTGGTGTCGGTGCGGCTGAAGCCCGGGCTGACCTATAAGGTGGCAAAGCTTGCGAATCCTGCCCGCGTCTTTATCGATATACTGCCGCAGGCAGCGGGAAGCAATCGCAAGCAGGCGCAGAAACCTGCGGGACAGGTTAAGCCGGGTACCAATAAGAAACCGGGCACGACCATTACCGGTGGCAATGTGATGAATCTCCATTATGATGGCCTGTATACGGAAATGGTGGCGCCGGGACTGGCAAGCCGTGAGTATGTCTACTGGGATGATGCCGGGCAGATTTCCGCGTACTTTATCGAAGCGGACAAGAATCTCTATAAGATTAAGCCGGTACTGGCTCGCGGGCGGGTGCCGGGGCTGCAGACCACCAGTGGCATCTCCGATATGACGGATGCGGTGGCGGCCGTCAATGCCACCTATTTTGCCGGCAATGGCGATGCCATCGGCATGGTGAAGATTGATGGCGATATGGCAGGCACTACTTATTATCGGCGCACCGCGCTGGGCATCGGCTCGGACGGCAAGCCCTTCATGGGGCAGGTCACCTACACGGGCCGTGTAACTCTGGGAAAAGTGACACAGCCGATATCCGGTGTGGATGCGGAGCGCGGTGCGGACAATCTGACCGTTTACAATCACTGGTACGGCAGCCGTACGCGAACCAATGAGTTTGGCCGCGAATACACCGTGGTAAATGGCAAGGTAACGGCCATCAACACGGGCAATTCCGTAATTCCCAAGAATGGCTGCGTGATATCGGTGCATGGTAAGGTTGCAGATGCCTTTGCCGGAGTCAAGGTCGGAGACCGGGCGGTTATCTCCCAGGAACTGGGCGCTCCCTGGAATCAGGCTTTGGAAATCATGGGCGCCGGCCCGCGTCTGGTGCAGAATGGTCAGGTGAACGTAACGGCTGGAGCCGAACAGTTCCCCTCGGATATTCGCTATGGGCGTGCTCCCCGCAGTGCAGTGGCCATCCTTAAAAACGGCAATTACCTCTTTGGCGTGGTAGATGGCCGCCAGGCGAGCAGCAAGGGCCTGACCCTCACCGATTGGGCAAAACTGCTGGTGAAGATGGGCGCCAAGGACGCCATGAATCTGGATGGCGGCGGTTCCAGCGCTCTGGTAGTGGGCGGCCAACTGCAGAACTCGCCGAGTGATGGCCATGAGCGTTCCGTGGGGTCGGCACTGGTTCTCACCAATAAATAA
- a CDS encoding rod-binding protein gives MQIGPLTAPGLEGSGNTSYNSAKAAADSVKFSKILEEVQGRAEKALNPKEAAALQEAKAMEKRDKELRKACEGFEAIFLNMMYRQMRATVPENTLFGESHALKIFQDMRDDELMKNVAAGGGIGIADMMYKQLKPQVESRNAAQNVIK, from the coding sequence ATGCAGATAGGACCACTTACAGCGCCAGGTCTGGAGGGGAGCGGCAACACCAGTTATAATTCGGCCAAAGCCGCGGCTGACTCGGTGAAGTTCTCCAAGATTCTTGAGGAGGTACAGGGCCGGGCAGAAAAAGCCTTGAACCCCAAGGAGGCAGCGGCTCTTCAGGAAGCCAAGGCCATGGAAAAGCGGGATAAAGAACTTAGAAAAGCCTGCGAGGGCTTTGAAGCCATCTTTCTCAATATGATGTATCGCCAAATGCGGGCCACGGTGCCGGAAAACACACTTTTCGGCGAGTCCCATGCCCTGAAAATTTTTCAGGATATGCGGGATGACGAACTGATGAAGAACGTGGCGGCGGGCGGCGGCATTGGTATTGCGGATATGATGTACAAACAGCTCAAACCGCAGGTTGAGAGTCGCAATGCAGCGCAAAATGTGATAAAATGA
- a CDS encoding flagellar basal body P-ring protein FlgI, giving the protein MKRVLACLLAGALVLGGIPSLASADNAVTRIKDIAKVQGVRSNQLMGYGLVVGLNGSGDSNKSTETVQSIVNMLKTYGVAVNQGSLKSSNVAAVMVTATLPPFVREGDTIDTTISSLGDAKSIQGGTLLQTPLKAGNGNVYAVAQGPVSTGGFQAGRGGNNSTATKNFPTVGMTPNGAIVERTVEDDLGTNGRISLSLAHPDFTTATRMAAAINSQYGNVAHAVNPGRIDLNIPSYFRGNVVGFVASIEELPIIPDNVAKIVVSERTGTIVMGGDVSVDEIAITQGGLSIRVQKNENANQPDPFSYGTTIVTKNTDVTVTEDKASTVVLPATANINDIVGALNAVGATPRDIISILQAMKAAGAIHADLQLI; this is encoded by the coding sequence ATGAAAAGAGTATTGGCTTGTTTATTGGCCGGAGCGTTGGTTTTAGGGGGAATCCCCTCGCTGGCTTCGGCAGATAATGCGGTGACACGAATAAAGGATATTGCCAAGGTGCAGGGCGTCCGCTCCAACCAGCTCATGGGCTATGGTTTGGTGGTAGGGCTTAACGGCAGCGGCGATTCCAATAAATCCACGGAAACGGTACAGTCCATTGTAAATATGCTGAAGACTTACGGCGTGGCGGTAAATCAGGGTTCCCTGAAATCCTCCAATGTGGCAGCGGTTATGGTAACGGCTACCTTGCCGCCCTTCGTGCGTGAGGGGGATACGATTGATACGACGATATCGTCCCTGGGCGATGCGAAAAGCATCCAGGGGGGGACGCTCCTGCAGACGCCGCTGAAGGCGGGCAACGGCAATGTCTATGCCGTGGCACAGGGCCCTGTTTCTACCGGTGGCTTTCAGGCTGGCCGTGGAGGCAATAATTCCACGGCAACCAAGAACTTTCCCACGGTGGGCATGACGCCCAATGGGGCTATCGTGGAACGGACGGTGGAGGATGATTTGGGCACTAACGGGCGTATTTCGCTGTCCCTCGCCCATCCGGATTTCACCACGGCAACCCGCATGGCGGCAGCCATCAACTCCCAGTATGGGAACGTGGCGCATGCCGTGAACCCCGGGCGTATTGACCTAAACATTCCTTCCTATTTCCGTGGGAATGTCGTGGGCTTTGTGGCGTCCATTGAGGAACTGCCGATTATACCGGATAATGTGGCCAAGATTGTGGTGAGCGAGCGCACGGGTACCATTGTCATGGGCGGTGATGTATCGGTGGACGAAATCGCTATCACGCAGGGCGGCCTTTCCATCCGGGTGCAGAAAAACGAAAATGCCAATCAGCCGGACCCCTTCAGCTATGGTACTACCATCGTGACCAAGAATACGGATGTGACCGTGACGGAGGATAAGGCCAGCACCGTGGTACTGCCGGCTACGGCCAATATCAACGATATTGTCGGGGCGCTCAACGCAGTAGGAGCAACCCCACGAGATATTATTTCCATCCTGCAGGCAATGAAGGCCGCTGGGGCTATTCATGCAGACCTGCAGCTGATTTAA
- a CDS encoding flagellar basal body L-ring protein FlgH, with the protein MKNKYKRQIALALAAGGLFYALAPATVDAQSLWAADGGKIRSVFADRKAQDVGDILTIVISESTSISDTRSTSNSKSGKSSVNAGIGIFDFIKAASIGGSDSFNADGAASSKNTTRANVTVTVVDVQPNGNLVLEGTQSIWNNKNEHKITFKGICRPEDVTANNTISSTKIAGATVRFDGKGPLNAKQRQGILTQIFNFLF; encoded by the coding sequence ATGAAGAATAAATATAAGCGGCAGATTGCTCTGGCTCTGGCGGCGGGAGGCCTTTTCTATGCATTGGCTCCGGCTACGGTAGATGCGCAGTCTTTATGGGCGGCAGATGGAGGCAAGATTCGCAGTGTCTTTGCTGACCGCAAGGCTCAGGATGTGGGGGATATCCTCACCATTGTCATCAGTGAGTCCACTAGCATTTCGGATACCCGCTCCACTTCCAACAGCAAGAGCGGAAAGTCATCTGTGAATGCTGGTATTGGCATTTTTGACTTCATCAAAGCGGCTTCCATTGGCGGTTCGGATTCCTTTAATGCCGATGGGGCGGCTTCATCCAAGAATACCACCCGTGCCAATGTGACGGTGACGGTGGTGGATGTGCAGCCCAACGGCAATCTGGTGCTGGAAGGCACCCAGTCCATCTGGAATAACAAGAATGAACACAAGATTACCTTCAAGGGAATATGCCGTCCGGAAGATGTGACCGCCAACAATACCATTTCCTCGACGAAGATTGCGGGAGCCACGGTGCGGTTTGACGGCAAGGGCCCCCTGAACGCGAAACAGCGGCAGGGCATTTTGACGCAGATATTCAACTTCTTGTTCTAA